The Gordonibacter urolithinfaciens genome contains a region encoding:
- a CDS encoding response regulator — translation MTDAAEGRGAFTILIVEDDSAVKSLIATALKVQGYRLLEASTGGAALLEATTKNPDVIILDLGLPDADGIDLIRQVRTWSHTPIIVVSARTEDADKVAALDAGADDYLIKPFSVEELLARLRVATRRLAADAGADRDGPVYENGDLRIDYAARTVTLAGEEVHLTPIEYKLLALLARNTGKVLTHNAILKEVWGNALASDLPSLRVFMATLRKKIERDPAHPAYLQTHVGIGYRMLRK, via the coding sequence ATGACCGACGCAGCCGAAGGCCGTGGAGCCTTCACCATCCTCATAGTGGAGGATGACAGCGCCGTGAAGAGCCTCATCGCCACGGCGCTCAAGGTGCAGGGCTACCGCCTGCTCGAAGCGAGCACGGGAGGAGCGGCCCTGCTGGAGGCCACCACGAAGAACCCCGACGTGATCATCCTCGACCTGGGGCTGCCAGACGCCGACGGCATCGACCTCATCCGCCAGGTGCGCACGTGGTCGCACACCCCCATCATCGTGGTGTCCGCACGCACCGAGGACGCCGACAAGGTGGCCGCGCTGGACGCCGGCGCCGACGACTACCTCATCAAGCCGTTCTCGGTGGAGGAGCTGCTGGCGCGGCTGCGCGTGGCCACGCGGCGCTTGGCGGCGGATGCCGGCGCCGACCGGGACGGCCCCGTCTACGAGAACGGCGACCTGCGCATCGACTACGCCGCCCGCACCGTCACCCTCGCCGGCGAAGAGGTTCATCTCACCCCCATCGAGTACAAGCTGCTGGCGCTTTTGGCCCGCAACACCGGCAAGGTGCTCACGCACAACGCCATCCTGAAGGAGGTGTGGGGCAACGCCCTGGCCAGCGACCTGCCGTCGCTGCGCGTGTTCATGGCCACCCTGCGCAAGAAGATCGAACGCGACCCGGCCCACCCCGCCTACCTCCAAACCCATGTGGGCATCGGTTACCGCATGCTGCGGAAGTAG
- a CDS encoding PucR family transcriptional regulator: MITVADIIALPAFERIELAAPCAGAGAREVRNVGILDLAPDEQAYADYLPGEFIASNLGFARDDAALAEASLLTLIKRNVAAVAVKNGHHPHLSEAVRAASTSAGVPLYLYDGAYHEVLAYQALDLIRRDGEESDKGRLVDALLAARDSQGTRAKLYQLTGAMGATLQCLAVAPRNADECSLYAALDALAEVLRAFKADWASVDTVFACRYHDLLLAFVSYAQPPASVRAASEADLVARIQGIGPLWLGVGEEGPLSDGDLSVREALAALKTARIEADAVVCWADLHHDAFRAAAAASRLFGRTAAFHRALLEEYDAENDAELAPTAEALARAYGDVRAAAEQLHQHPNTVRYRLRKAKAVLGMPDAPDREFAFLLGLIFLDRTNPLLGR, translated from the coding sequence GTGATAACCGTTGCGGACATCATCGCGTTGCCGGCGTTCGAGCGAATCGAGCTGGCGGCTCCGTGCGCGGGGGCGGGTGCGCGCGAGGTGCGCAACGTGGGTATTCTGGATCTCGCACCAGACGAGCAGGCGTATGCCGATTACCTGCCAGGCGAGTTCATCGCGTCGAACCTCGGTTTCGCACGCGACGATGCGGCGCTTGCCGAGGCTTCGCTTCTCACGCTCATAAAGAGAAACGTGGCGGCGGTGGCCGTTAAGAACGGGCACCACCCTCATCTGAGCGAGGCGGTGCGCGCGGCCAGCACGTCGGCTGGCGTTCCGCTGTACCTCTACGACGGAGCCTACCACGAGGTTCTGGCCTATCAAGCGCTCGATCTCATTCGCCGCGACGGCGAGGAGTCGGACAAGGGGCGTTTGGTGGATGCGCTTCTGGCAGCTCGCGATAGCCAGGGCACGCGCGCCAAGCTCTATCAGCTCACCGGAGCCATGGGCGCCACGCTGCAGTGCCTCGCCGTGGCGCCGCGCAACGCCGACGAATGCTCGCTGTACGCCGCGCTCGATGCGCTTGCGGAGGTGCTGCGCGCGTTCAAGGCCGATTGGGCCAGCGTGGACACGGTGTTCGCCTGCCGCTACCACGACCTCCTGCTTGCGTTCGTGTCCTATGCGCAGCCTCCGGCCTCCGTTCGCGCGGCTTCCGAGGCCGACTTGGTGGCGCGCATCCAGGGCATCGGCCCTCTGTGGCTCGGGGTGGGGGAGGAGGGTCCCTTGTCCGACGGCGACCTGAGCGTGCGCGAGGCCCTGGCCGCGCTCAAGACCGCTCGCATCGAGGCCGATGCGGTGGTGTGCTGGGCCGACCTGCATCACGACGCCTTCCGCGCCGCGGCGGCCGCCAGCCGCCTGTTCGGCCGCACCGCCGCGTTTCATCGCGCTCTGCTGGAGGAATACGACGCGGAAAACGATGCCGAGCTGGCCCCCACGGCCGAAGCCCTCGCCCGCGCCTACGGCGACGTGCGCGCGGCCGCCGAGCAGCTGCACCAGCATCCCAACACCGTGCGCTACCGCCTGCGCAAGGCGAAGGCCGTCCTCGGCATGCCCGACGCCCCGGACCGCGAGTTCGCCTTCCTGCTGGGCCTTATCTTCCTCGACCGCACGAATCCGCTGCTCGGGCGCTGA
- a CDS encoding EAL domain-containing protein: protein MKSRKTLISILVAAASVAVIIGTVLFARFVQDSLWEKSVTDVLEVTAQGQHALDTYFEKDLDTLDLLAAELSVQRHDDEDRLIEKLALFGMDDDGTVYVCVDLNTGAVYRTDNANAARLTDEQMASTAAAADRGVLEPFLDERTGGNMIGVYERFTFSDGTPGIVRKARPLGDVEERFSLSFYNDSGFSYVVNDEGEVVMRSQHRDSNRTFSSIYDIVGFEGNDQVDVDSFRAALKQNARGVALFSYRGDEYVFCYTPLEGTDGWDVVSIIPNEVVMEQANAIINATLLLCLVIIVGLGIVLTVYWRGSRAHRREIECMAFFDGLTGLFSADKFALEGDVRLAERARADRAGGGAGGGMAAACIDIDNFKLINDVDGYARGDEVLRELAAILREEAGKDGIAARLSADYFQLLVPYVRREDALDVCKRIAERARDIVGNGKPLALHIGLCCSEDAPEARDANELTDRARIAQVESRKRGETPCAYSKPMRDALLRRADLERSMEGALEHGEFFHLVQPKYDVTGTRVLGGEALVRWSRPDEGVVGPDEFIPLFEQNGFILRLDEFVFESVCRDLRARLDAGLPVVPISVNVSRLHLHRPDFLSTYVRIKDEHGIPDGLCELELTESIVIEDLHGMFDIMDSMRRAGFRCAIDDFGSGQSSLNVLKDLPADVLKLDRDFLLEGSLPGTEETVVRTVITMAKELRMDTVMEGVETPKQLAFLRTTACDMVQGFVFSRPVPPEEFYRLLDTVAPDEGAPRD from the coding sequence ATGAAGTCGCGCAAGACGCTCATCTCGATCCTCGTGGCGGCGGCGTCCGTGGCCGTGATCATCGGCACGGTGCTGTTCGCGCGCTTCGTGCAGGACTCGCTGTGGGAGAAGTCCGTGACCGACGTGCTGGAGGTGACGGCGCAGGGCCAGCATGCGCTGGACACCTACTTCGAGAAGGACCTGGACACGCTCGACCTGCTCGCGGCCGAGCTTTCCGTGCAGCGCCACGACGACGAGGACCGCTTGATCGAGAAGCTGGCGCTGTTCGGGATGGATGACGACGGCACGGTGTACGTGTGCGTCGACCTGAACACGGGCGCGGTGTACCGCACGGACAACGCCAACGCTGCGAGGCTCACGGACGAGCAGATGGCCTCGACCGCCGCGGCCGCCGATCGGGGCGTGCTGGAGCCGTTTTTGGACGAGCGCACGGGCGGCAACATGATAGGCGTGTACGAGCGCTTCACGTTCTCCGACGGCACGCCGGGCATCGTGCGCAAGGCGCGCCCGCTCGGCGACGTGGAGGAGCGGTTCTCGCTGTCGTTCTACAACGACAGCGGCTTCTCGTACGTGGTGAACGACGAGGGCGAGGTGGTCATGCGCTCGCAGCACCGCGACAGCAACCGCACGTTCTCCAGCATCTACGACATCGTGGGCTTCGAGGGCAACGACCAGGTGGACGTGGACTCGTTCCGCGCTGCGCTCAAGCAGAACGCGCGCGGCGTGGCGCTGTTCTCGTACCGGGGCGATGAGTACGTGTTCTGCTACACGCCGCTGGAGGGCACGGACGGCTGGGACGTGGTGTCCATCATCCCGAACGAAGTGGTCATGGAGCAGGCCAACGCCATCATCAACGCCACGCTTCTTTTGTGCCTGGTCATCATCGTGGGGCTGGGCATCGTGCTGACGGTGTACTGGCGCGGCAGCCGTGCGCACCGCAGGGAGATCGAGTGCATGGCGTTCTTCGATGGCCTCACCGGGCTGTTCAGCGCCGACAAGTTCGCGCTGGAGGGCGACGTGCGGCTGGCGGAGCGCGCGAGGGCCGACAGGGCCGGCGGGGGCGCAGGGGGCGGCATGGCCGCGGCGTGCATCGACATAGACAACTTCAAGCTCATCAACGATGTGGATGGGTACGCGCGGGGCGACGAGGTGCTGCGGGAGCTCGCCGCCATCCTGCGCGAGGAGGCGGGGAAGGACGGCATCGCGGCGCGCCTGTCGGCCGACTACTTCCAGCTGCTGGTTCCGTATGTGCGCCGCGAGGACGCGCTGGACGTTTGCAAGCGCATAGCCGAGCGGGCGCGCGACATCGTGGGCAACGGGAAGCCGCTTGCCCTGCACATCGGCCTGTGCTGCTCGGAGGACGCGCCCGAGGCGCGCGACGCGAACGAGCTCACCGACCGCGCGCGCATCGCCCAGGTCGAATCGCGCAAGCGCGGCGAGACGCCGTGCGCCTACAGCAAGCCCATGCGCGACGCGCTCCTGCGCCGGGCCGACCTGGAGCGCTCGATGGAGGGCGCGCTGGAGCACGGCGAGTTCTTCCACCTCGTGCAGCCGAAGTACGACGTGACGGGCACGCGCGTGCTGGGCGGAGAGGCGCTCGTGCGCTGGAGCCGTCCCGACGAGGGCGTCGTGGGCCCCGACGAGTTCATCCCGCTGTTCGAGCAGAACGGTTTCATCCTGAGGCTCGACGAGTTCGTGTTCGAGAGCGTGTGCCGCGACCTGCGTGCACGCCTGGATGCCGGGCTGCCCGTGGTGCCGATCTCGGTGAACGTGTCCCGCCTGCACCTGCACCGCCCCGACTTCCTGTCCACGTACGTGCGCATCAAGGACGAGCACGGCATCCCCGACGGGCTGTGCGAGCTGGAGCTGACGGAGAGCATCGTCATCGAGGACCTGCACGGCATGTTCGACATCATGGACAGCATGCGCCGCGCCGGGTTCCGCTGCGCCATCGACGACTTCGGCTCGGGCCAGTCGTCGCTCAACGTGCTGAAGGACCTGCCCGCCGACGTGCTGAAGCTCGACCGCGACTTCCTGCTGGAGGGATCGCTTCCCGGCACGGAGGAAACGGTGGTGCGCACGGTCATCACCATGGCCAAGGAGCTGCGCATGGACACGGTCATGGAGGGCGTGGAAACGCCGAAGCAGCTGGCGTTCCTGCGCACGACGGCGTGCGACATGGTGCAGGGCTTCGTGTTCTCGCGCCCCGTGCCCCCCGAGGAGTTCTACCGGCTGCTGGACACGGTCGCACCGGACGAGGGTGCGCCCCGAGACTGA
- a CDS encoding aspartate-semialdehyde dehydrogenase: protein MVWTKEMPANPVVAVAGATGAVGSEFLKVLHDLDFPASEVRALASARSAGRKLPFAGCGQVPAGELTVQEMCPESFEGVDIALFSCGAGVSKELREAVTAAGAVMIDNSSAFRMDEDVPLVVPEVNPGDVAWHNGVIANPNCSTIQMVVALKPLYDLSPITRVVVSTYQAASGGGAPAMAELYDQTKAFLDGTPEDELEVKVFQHRIAFNCIPHIDVFLDDDSTKEEWKMVVETKKIMGDQGIKVAATCVRVPVLRCHAESVNVEFAGDVGVEAARAALAATDGITVMDDCATNTYPMPGILAGTDDTYVGRLRRDDTVEHGLAMWVVADQIRKGAALNAVQIAQLLLP from the coding sequence ATGGTTTGGACGAAGGAAATGCCGGCGAATCCGGTGGTGGCGGTGGCGGGAGCTACGGGAGCCGTGGGCAGCGAGTTCCTGAAGGTGCTGCACGACCTGGACTTTCCGGCGAGCGAGGTGCGGGCGCTGGCGTCGGCGCGTTCGGCGGGCAGGAAGTTGCCGTTCGCGGGCTGCGGGCAGGTGCCGGCGGGCGAGCTCACGGTGCAGGAGATGTGCCCAGAGTCGTTCGAGGGCGTTGACATCGCGCTGTTCAGCTGCGGCGCGGGCGTGTCGAAGGAGCTGCGCGAGGCCGTGACGGCCGCCGGCGCGGTCATGATCGACAACTCGAGCGCGTTCCGCATGGACGAGGACGTGCCGCTGGTGGTGCCCGAGGTGAACCCGGGCGACGTGGCCTGGCACAACGGCGTCATCGCGAACCCGAACTGCTCCACCATCCAGATGGTGGTGGCGCTGAAGCCGCTCTACGACCTCTCTCCCATCACGCGCGTGGTGGTGTCCACCTACCAGGCGGCCAGCGGCGGCGGCGCGCCGGCCATGGCCGAGCTGTACGACCAGACCAAGGCGTTCCTCGACGGCACGCCGGAGGACGAGCTGGAGGTGAAGGTGTTCCAGCACCGCATCGCGTTCAACTGCATCCCGCACATCGACGTGTTCCTGGACGACGATTCCACCAAGGAAGAGTGGAAGATGGTCGTGGAGACGAAGAAGATCATGGGCGACCAGGGCATCAAGGTGGCCGCCACCTGCGTGCGCGTGCCCGTGCTGCGCTGCCATGCGGAGTCGGTGAACGTGGAGTTCGCCGGCGACGTGGGCGTGGAGGCCGCGCGGGCCGCCCTCGCGGCGACCGACGGCATCACGGTCATGGACGACTGCGCCACGAACACCTATCCCATGCCGGGCATCCTGGCCGGCACCGACGACACCTACGTCGGCCGCCTGCGCCGCGACGACACGGTGGAGCACGGGCTGGCCATGTGGGTGGTGGCCGACCAGATCCGCAAGGGCGCCGCGCTCAACGCCGTGCAGATCGCCCAGCTGCTGCTGCCGTAG
- a CDS encoding ABC transporter substrate-binding protein: MTHTPSNEHGTLPSQGTAFRAEAPAETGSALPLTRRRFLAVSAVGLATAFSPFALPGCSTSKNIVVGETADVEVDTRLTFFGFKYESINVMAIEDILRDFMDAHPNVSVSYEGIKSRPYYEALVKRLDSGTGDDVFMIDHDTALSFEKKGYLADLAGLPTISTFSRLAFDQMDAEGTILYVPTSISAFGLYCNTGLLAAHGIDAPRTLAEFERACDAFLAEGVTPLVANNDISLKTLAIARGMAEVYAADNVRERVATLSADPDALAAQLRPGLELVERIVKRGCVDAGMALETEKTSDDLDQFATGSYPFMLTGAWASVRVHDMAPDLAYEVHPYPVLEDRPVLVVNVDTRVSVNANGAHVEEAKEFAAFLTQPSAIERFANSQCSFSPLEGNAAPDDASLQPLAGAFAAGAVVGSDDNILLPVWGALRQSVVSLLEGATAAQAEDQLRSLLAEGADAS, encoded by the coding sequence TTGACGCATACACCGAGCAACGAACACGGAACCTTGCCCTCGCAGGGCACCGCCTTCCGCGCGGAAGCGCCCGCCGAGACCGGCTCTGCCTTGCCGCTCACGCGCCGCCGCTTCCTGGCCGTGTCGGCTGTCGGATTGGCGACGGCCTTCTCCCCCTTCGCGCTTCCCGGCTGCTCCACCAGCAAGAACATAGTCGTCGGCGAGACGGCCGACGTGGAGGTCGACACCCGGCTCACGTTCTTCGGCTTCAAGTACGAGTCCATCAACGTCATGGCCATCGAGGACATCCTGCGCGACTTCATGGATGCCCATCCGAACGTGTCCGTGTCCTACGAGGGTATCAAGAGCAGGCCTTACTACGAGGCGCTTGTGAAGCGCCTCGATTCCGGCACCGGCGACGACGTGTTCATGATCGACCATGACACGGCGCTGTCGTTCGAGAAGAAGGGCTACCTGGCCGACTTGGCCGGCCTGCCCACCATCTCCACGTTCAGCAGGCTGGCCTTTGACCAGATGGATGCCGAGGGCACTATCCTGTACGTGCCGACGTCCATCTCCGCGTTCGGCCTGTACTGCAACACCGGCCTGCTGGCCGCGCACGGCATCGACGCACCGCGCACGCTGGCGGAGTTCGAGCGCGCCTGCGACGCGTTCCTCGCCGAAGGCGTCACGCCGCTCGTGGCGAACAACGACATCTCGCTCAAGACGCTCGCCATCGCGCGGGGCATGGCGGAGGTGTACGCCGCCGACAACGTGCGCGAGCGCGTCGCCACCCTGAGCGCCGATCCCGATGCGCTGGCCGCTCAGCTGCGCCCCGGCCTGGAGCTGGTGGAGCGCATCGTTAAGCGCGGCTGCGTGGACGCGGGCATGGCCCTGGAAACGGAGAAGACCTCCGACGACCTGGACCAGTTCGCCACCGGCAGCTACCCGTTCATGCTCACGGGCGCCTGGGCCTCGGTGCGCGTGCACGACATGGCGCCGGACCTGGCGTACGAGGTGCATCCCTATCCGGTCCTCGAAGACCGGCCCGTGCTCGTGGTCAACGTCGACACGCGGGTGAGCGTGAACGCGAACGGCGCCCATGTCGAAGAGGCCAAGGAGTTCGCGGCCTTCCTCACCCAGCCGTCCGCCATCGAGCGCTTCGCGAACAGCCAGTGCTCGTTCAGCCCGCTGGAGGGCAACGCCGCCCCCGACGACGCCTCGCTGCAGCCGCTGGCCGGGGCGTTCGCCGCGGGCGCGGTCGTGGGCTCGGACGACAACATCCTCCTACCCGTCTGGGGCGCGCTGCGCCAGAGCGTGGTGTCCCTGCTCGAGGGCGCGACGGCCGCCCAAGCCGAGGACCAGCTGCGCAGCCTGCTGGCCGAGGGGGCGGATGCGTCCTGA
- a CDS encoding sensor histidine kinase — translation METSSTEPIRPNPDKLLRAISADAGACACDNEQRGRLKIFFGYAAGVGKTYAMLEAAHVAKDHGRDVVVGYIEPHTRPDTLALLDGLEQLPVREMPYKGISLREFDVDAALARKPGLILVDELAHTNAPGSRHAKRYRDVEELLHAGIDVFTTVNVQHLESLNDKVSATTEVVVQERIPDRIFDYASSVELVDLDPDDLLERLEGGKIYGAERAETALANFFSKKNLAYLRELALRRTADRLNRNLERGLGRAAGDAGDDVLVHVSPSAGNATVIRAAARLAAAYRGTLTALVMEPVDDQKLSEEDARALHANVELAEELGAHVVTVYGGDLALQIAQYALSGTISKIVIGSSENQRKRALPNLFPRESVGSRLAKLSCTADVVVIADRHEARPTSGPRLATRFKPTRTDFAAAFLALLGATVLGLAFHEAGLAGSTILAVYLVAVLLGSLKADSFFYSIVASPLAVILFNYFFQTPRFTLTAYGLNYPFTFAFLFVTSAVVSSLTIRTRREAQMNARKAYRTEVLLETEHRLQEANGVDSILSTTAEQVIKLLRTTVVIYQVSPSGRLLDPSLFSSGNPDEDVTMTSLVSDDERAVAAWVAGNNKRAGTGTGTLMNARCLYLPIRGKDTVVGVAGIVLADEDLDAFEKNLLLVMLDECGQAVERERSAEDAHRIRLQAEQESLRANLLRSISHDLRTPLTSISGDASILLSSADALTDDKKRAIYTDIYEDALWLVNLVENLLVVTRLDNGTMALKTEPELVEDVIREAFHHLNRKAALHELRVQVDDPLLMAQMDGRLIMQVIINLVNNAVTYTPEGSRITVSARRAGRGQRPGTAGLVAVSVADDGPGIEPADRTEIFTMFYKGKNVGSDARRGMGLGLALCKSIVEIHGGTIAVDALPKSERTSPDRPGTVITFTLPAVEYEANHAEAEQRATAATEGRPAADAARPPETTRTPDDEGGGA, via the coding sequence ATGGAGACATCCTCGACAGAACCGATTCGGCCGAACCCCGACAAGCTGCTGCGGGCTATTTCGGCAGATGCGGGCGCATGTGCATGCGATAACGAGCAGCGCGGTCGCCTCAAGATATTCTTCGGCTACGCAGCCGGCGTGGGCAAGACCTACGCCATGTTGGAGGCGGCCCATGTGGCGAAGGACCACGGACGCGACGTGGTGGTGGGCTACATCGAGCCGCATACGCGCCCCGATACGCTCGCCCTACTGGACGGCCTCGAGCAACTGCCCGTACGCGAGATGCCGTACAAGGGCATCTCGCTGCGCGAGTTCGACGTGGACGCGGCGCTCGCGCGCAAGCCCGGCCTCATCCTCGTGGACGAGCTGGCCCACACGAACGCCCCCGGCAGCCGCCACGCCAAACGCTACCGCGACGTTGAGGAGCTGTTGCACGCGGGCATCGACGTGTTCACCACCGTGAACGTGCAGCACCTGGAAAGCCTGAACGACAAGGTGTCCGCCACCACCGAGGTGGTGGTGCAGGAGCGCATCCCCGACCGCATCTTCGATTACGCCTCGTCGGTGGAGCTGGTGGACCTGGATCCCGACGACCTCCTTGAACGTCTGGAGGGCGGCAAGATCTACGGCGCCGAGCGCGCCGAGACGGCGCTCGCGAACTTCTTCTCAAAGAAGAACCTCGCCTACCTGCGCGAACTGGCGCTGCGCCGCACGGCCGACCGCCTGAACCGCAACCTCGAGCGCGGTCTGGGGCGCGCAGCGGGCGACGCCGGCGATGACGTGCTCGTGCACGTGAGCCCCTCCGCCGGCAACGCCACCGTCATTCGCGCCGCGGCGCGCCTGGCCGCCGCCTACCGCGGCACGCTCACGGCGCTGGTGATGGAGCCCGTCGACGACCAGAAACTCTCCGAGGAAGACGCCCGGGCGCTGCACGCGAACGTGGAGCTGGCCGAGGAGCTGGGCGCGCACGTCGTGACTGTTTACGGCGGCGATCTGGCTCTCCAGATCGCCCAGTACGCGCTCTCGGGCACCATCTCGAAAATCGTCATCGGCTCGTCCGAGAACCAGCGCAAGCGCGCACTGCCCAACCTATTCCCACGCGAGTCCGTGGGAAGTCGCCTGGCGAAGCTGTCCTGCACGGCCGACGTCGTGGTCATCGCCGACCGCCACGAGGCCCGCCCCACGTCCGGCCCGCGCCTGGCCACGCGCTTCAAGCCCACGCGCACCGACTTCGCCGCCGCGTTCTTGGCCCTGCTGGGCGCCACGGTGCTCGGGCTCGCGTTCCACGAGGCCGGGCTCGCCGGCAGCACCATCCTGGCCGTCTACCTCGTGGCAGTGCTACTAGGTTCGCTCAAGGCCGACAGCTTCTTCTACAGCATCGTGGCCTCGCCGCTGGCCGTCATCCTGTTCAACTACTTCTTCCAAACGCCGCGCTTCACCTTGACGGCCTACGGACTGAACTACCCGTTCACGTTCGCGTTTTTGTTCGTCACGTCCGCCGTGGTGTCGTCGCTCACCATCCGCACGCGCCGCGAGGCCCAGATGAACGCCCGCAAGGCCTATCGTACCGAGGTGCTGCTGGAAACGGAACACCGCCTGCAGGAGGCCAACGGCGTGGACAGCATCCTGTCCACCACGGCCGAGCAGGTCATCAAGCTGCTGCGCACCACCGTCGTCATCTACCAGGTATCCCCCAGCGGCCGGCTGCTCGACCCCAGCCTGTTCTCCTCGGGCAACCCCGACGAGGACGTGACCATGACGTCGCTGGTGAGCGACGACGAGCGCGCCGTGGCCGCCTGGGTGGCCGGCAACAACAAGCGCGCCGGCACGGGAACGGGCACGCTCATGAACGCGCGGTGCCTCTACCTGCCCATACGCGGCAAGGACACCGTGGTGGGCGTGGCCGGTATCGTGCTGGCCGACGAGGACCTGGACGCGTTCGAGAAGAACCTGCTGCTGGTCATGCTGGACGAGTGCGGCCAGGCCGTGGAGCGCGAGCGCTCGGCCGAGGACGCGCACCGCATCCGCCTGCAAGCCGAGCAGGAGAGCCTGCGCGCGAACCTGCTGCGCAGCATCTCGCACGACCTACGCACGCCGCTCACCAGCATCTCCGGCGATGCGTCTATTTTGCTGTCGAGTGCCGATGCGCTCACGGACGACAAGAAGCGCGCCATCTACACCGACATCTACGAGGATGCGCTGTGGCTCGTGAACCTCGTGGAGAACCTGCTGGTGGTCACGCGGCTGGACAACGGCACCATGGCGCTCAAAACCGAGCCGGAGCTGGTGGAGGACGTGATCCGCGAGGCGTTCCACCACCTGAACCGCAAGGCCGCGCTGCACGAATTGCGCGTGCAGGTGGACGACCCGCTGCTCATGGCCCAGATGGACGGGCGCCTTATCATGCAGGTCATCATCAACCTGGTGAACAACGCCGTCACTTACACGCCGGAAGGTTCGCGCATCACCGTATCGGCGCGGCGCGCAGGCCGCGGGCAGCGCCCGGGCACTGCGGGGCTCGTGGCTGTGTCCGTGGCCGATGACGGCCCCGGCATCGAGCCGGCCGACCGCACCGAGATATTCACGATGTTCTACAAGGGGAAGAACGTGGGCAGCGATGCGCGACGCGGCATGGGCCTCGGCCTGGCCCTGTGCAAGTCCATCGTGGAGATACACGGGGGCACCATCGCCGTCGACGCGCTCCCCAAGAGCGAGCGCACCTCTCCCGACCGTCCGGGCACCGTCATCACGTTCACGCTGCCTGCGGTAGAATACGAGGCGAACCACGCGGAGGCCGAGCAACGTGCGACGGCCGCGACAGAGGGCCGTCCCGCAGCGGATGCCGCGAGGCCGCCCGAGACGACCCGCACCCCGGACGACGAAGGAGGAGGCGCATGA
- a CDS encoding MFS transporter: MARAKLTRQERSWVLYDVGNSAFVLLATALIPVYFASIAEEGSSVVVAWGYAETVASLILALLMPVLGSLADLKGNKKKFFVGTVGTGAIALAALGIPTAAMTFLVLYVIASIMLNGSMVFYDAFLVDATCDERYDEVSSQGYAWGYIGSCVPFIACLAVVLGGPSIGIPMDIGMKIAFLITAAWWVAFSIPLIRDVHQTHYKERAEHLIRDTFGGLWKTVKRIFKDRRLRLFMLAFFCYIDGVHTIIKMSTSYGTDLGIDATQLVLALLVTQFVAFPSAIAYGRLSGRFGTKRMLLVAIGAYFCITLFAAFFLREAFEFWILAICVGLFQGGIQALSRSEFGKLIPKEHANEYYGFFDIFGKYAAVMGTFLVSVFTQLTGNSSMGVLSIAVLFVVGFVLLWRMPERE, from the coding sequence ATGGCGCGAGCGAAGTTGACGAGGCAGGAACGCAGCTGGGTTCTGTACGACGTGGGAAACTCGGCGTTCGTGCTGCTGGCCACGGCCCTTATTCCGGTGTACTTCGCCTCGATCGCCGAGGAAGGCTCATCGGTGGTGGTGGCCTGGGGCTACGCCGAGACGGTGGCGTCGCTCATCCTGGCCCTGCTCATGCCCGTCCTGGGCAGCCTCGCCGATCTCAAGGGCAACAAGAAGAAGTTCTTCGTCGGCACGGTGGGCACGGGCGCCATCGCGCTGGCGGCCCTTGGCATTCCCACGGCTGCCATGACGTTCCTCGTGCTGTATGTGATCGCGTCCATCATGCTGAACGGCTCCATGGTGTTCTACGACGCGTTCCTTGTAGATGCCACCTGCGACGAGCGCTACGACGAGGTGTCGTCGCAGGGCTACGCATGGGGTTACATCGGCTCGTGCGTGCCGTTCATCGCATGCTTGGCCGTGGTGTTGGGTGGGCCGTCTATCGGCATCCCCATGGATATCGGTATGAAGATAGCGTTTCTCATCACGGCTGCGTGGTGGGTGGCGTTTAGCATCCCGCTCATTCGCGACGTGCACCAGACGCACTACAAGGAGCGCGCCGAGCACCTGATCCGCGACACGTTCGGCGGCCTGTGGAAGACGGTGAAGCGCATCTTCAAGGATCGGCGGCTGCGCTTGTTCATGCTGGCGTTCTTCTGCTACATCGACGGCGTGCACACCATCATCAAGATGTCCACGAGCTACGGCACCGATCTGGGGATCGATGCGACGCAGCTCGTGCTGGCGCTGCTGGTGACGCAGTTCGTGGCGTTCCCGTCGGCCATCGCCTACGGGCGATTGTCCGGCAGGTTCGGTACGAAGCGCATGCTGCTCGTGGCCATCGGCGCGTACTTCTGCATCACGCTGTTCGCGGCGTTCTTCCTGCGCGAGGCGTTCGAGTTCTGGATCCTCGCCATCTGCGTGGGCCTGTTCCAGGGCGGCATCCAGGCGCTCTCGCGCAGCGAGTTCGGCAAGCTCATTCCCAAGGAGCACGCCAACGAGTACTACGGCTTCTTCGACATCTTCGGCAAGTACGCCGCCGTCATGGGCACGTTTCTGGTGAGCGTGTTCACGCAGCTCACCGGCAACTCGTCCATGGGCGTGCTGTCCATTGCCGTGCTGTTCGTGGTGGGCTTCGTGCTGCTGTGGCGGATGCCGGAGAGGGAATAG